From the Gadus chalcogrammus isolate NIFS_2021 chromosome 18, NIFS_Gcha_1.0, whole genome shotgun sequence genome, the window ctacgaaaagaatagattgcaataatatgaatgctaaagatattaaaacacaattgattaagcctaggccgacatatatagcagtcctaatcctgagcgcacgatcgggaggtggaagttgcgctttagatgccttcacaagtccagcggagggctccagttttcgccggccaagtcatgcgctgtgatatgtgtgacagctatgttgcacaacattgcagctaaggctggggtagctttggttgaaccggaggacattgaggacgatgacgacgaggaagatcggtgtgaggacggcctccctcataactacgcggctggttttcatgcacgtcgaagagtgattgagacttttttttaaccccctccgccctcccacatgtcactaaacattcccgtcaacgtgaccaatccccaccatatcccagccttttgcctgctcctttgcttgttttttataaaaaaatataatatttttttttatatatatttttttttacattattttatgctacgttttatgagtagcctatgtcagtctgcacaaatcccccccactttctctcacacattttaagtgccctgcctgctcaaacatttcctggactgtctctctcaaactaacataatggcccacattaggctcagacgcacgtgatacaccattaccaatgtgttataataaaacgcatccaatactaggaatgtccgctggctacgccactgaggctatagtaggctaacgaggctcttagcgtcctacgagtaccctggagcactcgttagctactcgtgagcgtttttaagatgttcgttaccaaagatgctttcgggaaacggtgtgaaaactgtacgatgctcttacgacccactctgcgatccacttaggctaaagatgctttcgggaaaagGGGCCCAGGACAATTGTAGTCACATGACATGTATCTCACATATCTGTACATCACATACTTCGAAAGACCTGATTAAAGCTTTATTTACCTTGATTTCACACACTCCAGTTCCGTGACAACTGCATACAACAATCCCATATGGTGACGCTCCCATGAAGGGCAACTTTGCATTGAGACAAAGGCCAGAATCTGCTATAGAGTAGCCGTCATGTAACTCTCTCATAATTTTTTCGTAGTCCTTCCGTGCCTGTGCCTCATGCTTACATCCATACCTGATATGAAAACAGCAAAAAAATACATCATTCAACCCAGTGTAAGATGTATTCAGGATGGCATACATTTGAGAAATATACATATTGTGACTATAAGTGTCAACTTAACTGTTCAAAAGTTGCTATACCTGTTCATATGAATATTCTAAAACataatgtgtatgtttatattttcatttattcttatctaaaaaaaaaaacagtaaatTTTGCATTATTGCAAAAAGGGGtttgagaaaataaaaacaattaccTTGTAGCTGCAGTAGAGAATCTGTTTGATTCCGGGTAACAGATTGCCTTGATAAGGCTTTTTGCTGGCTTGTCTGCATTCGTCCGAATggtttgtttaatggtttgtttATAGCAGCCGTCTCTCGCTCTACGGCTGCTATATGAGCAGGGGTCAGATCTGGCATCTTGAACTGCTCACACAAACCATGCAGGTCTCTGGCTGACACTGTCTGGTGTTTAGTAGTCCAGGATGGGCTTTGGGAGACTGGTGGTTGCTGACTTGGGGATAAATCTCTTGTGAAATTTCTCTTGCACCATCAAGGCTGCACTTCCAAGTTTTGGTTCAGCTCATCTAAGAACTTTGTGTAAACACCTGAGCCAGGGCGTACAGCAGAGCAGGCACTTTTTGGGGAGGGAGATTTGCTTTGTTCAGGGCTTGAGCCAGAAATAGCATCATCAAGTCTCTTCTTCTTAGCTCTTGCAGGTGCAAAGTCGATATCTGATACAGCAGTCACTGGGATCTATCAaacaaaaatatagaaaaaGCTAAACTCAAAATAaccttattttgtaaaaaaacacaaaatcctTAGCATTATTTCTATTTGGCAACTAGTATTTATTCTCAAGATCTTCGATAGAattttacaaaatatataatttaccTTGTTGATATGGGATGGCATGAGCCATTTACTTTTCTCCATTGTGCAAGTGACTGACTCTCATTCTCACACCTGTCTCCAAGGCATATAGTACAGCTCCAACGTGAGAGCAGGATTCTGCAAGCCTGTGCacaaaaataatagaaaaacccTCAAGATCGTAGCTAATAAAAGcgaaaataaacatatttacTGTATTCTGTGGCATTTAGAGTTTGCGATCGATGGGCATGGAAAGTAATTCAACAGCAACAATACAAACTCGTCTCGTCACGTTGTGAGAGAAATGTTATGTTTTTCTTAACCAGCCATGAAGTTGTAGTGCGCTGTAATCACCTCTCCATCTTCTTTCACTAATAGCCATGTCTTCAGTAGAGTCTCCGTAGATCTCTGAGAATGGTTGAACTAAAACAGAAGAGCAGGGGAAAGTTAGAATAGAGCGATCGCGGTTTGTTTACACTACAAACATAGTACCGATCGCATTGCAAATATCATACTTACACGGGCATAAACAATGCAGGACTTGTCGGGCAGCCTTTTCACGCCAAGGTCTTTCACCCAACCACACAAAGAAGTTGTAGGCTTCCATACTCTTCCATGCTTTCATCTGTTTCGTGGTGTAGAAGGATGTCGGGAAACTCTACTGCTGGATACAATTCCAAATCCGTACCGAAATCTTTCTTCTTCAACGCATAAGGGTCGACTCGATGCCATCACACAAACTAACTTTTTGGAGGTATCGCGAAAGTGAAATCGTGTCTAAAGTGTTGGTATACTTAAATCTAGAGCAGGTCCTTGCACTACGGCGGCCATTTTGGTTTGGTAGACCACCAAATAATTCACCGGAAGTAAAACTACCCGAAAAAGTCACGTGATTGAATACAAAGAATACCGAAACTCTACGGTTGGAACCGTTGGAACCATGGGTTGGAACTAATCTAACGTCACCTTGTTTCCCGGGTCAACAATAGCTGACGGACCAGCCGCCCGGGACAGCTCTTCCTGTGACAACATCAATATAACTATCACAACCTCTCCGGAATTATTTACCTTTGAACGATTATATAAGCTTATTGCAATGTGATATCTGGGGCCGCATACAATGGAAGAATATAGTTCTGAAGTCAATGGTGAGTAAGGGAATACACATCGTGAACTGAACAGATGAGTGTGTTGTAATGCGATTGCGGGCAACGGACAAACTTCATTAACTGGGCTCTGACTTGCATCTTACTTGATAATCATTTTAATGTACTAGACGGTGTTTGAGGTGCAATGCATGCGTCTTTATAGCTCATAACGGGTAGTTTCCGCAGGATTTAACGCGCTTGTGTTTGAATACACACGTTCCTTTGAATACCTCCAGCGTGTTATGAGGTGAAGTGTTCTCTGTGTCGGGTTATTACAATCTGAAAACATGAGACTAACGTGTTTAGGATTTCCTACATGTTACGTGTTTCCTACATGTTCACATGTAAAGTTCATCCATGTTCGCATGTATAGTCCCTACAAGTTCACATGTAAAGTCCAAACAAGTTCACATGTAAAGTCCATCCATGTTCACAAGTTAACCATGGTCATCCCCAAATGTTAACCGTATGCGATTGGTCTATGTGCCATGTCCATCTTGTGTTTCCAGGtgcgcctctctccctctcctgtctaCGTCTGCTGGTTCCGCCGATCCGACTGATCTCGGCGGCCGTCTGGCAGACAGTGAAGCAGAAGGCGGTGCTGGATTATGGGATGCTGGAGGAGTTTGTTTACATGGTCACTGATATGGTGCCCCATCTCCTGAAGGCGAGACAGAGGGCCGAACTGATCTTCGGCCTACGAGCACGGGTGAGGAACATATTTTAGTCTCaggcagggttcgagttatgattccatctctgtgggggtctcttaaagttaaccttgcgctgagttgttgaaaGTAAGTCggaaataagccccttcaggtcgaagcaagacacctccgttttcggccagacctctctctatgggagctcagctccccctaaccctaaccctaaccctaaccctaaccctgatctGCAAGCGTTTGAGTGATTGTAAATTCTGCTCCTCTTATCGCAGCTGATTCTGGAGCTTTGTCGCTCGGAGGAAACTTCAGACGCTAAGATCATTCAGCCCCATCTAGACCGGATGCAGCATCTTCTGTCCATGTGGGATGTAGAGGTGAGCCTTTATTGACGTATATGTTCCTTCATGAATTGAACGTTTTTataactttttttgttttgttgttgttgttgtaatgaGGAGCTGAAGTACCAGAAGTACCCGGCGACACTTCAGTGACACCTTCTTAATCCTGTGTTATCATAGGTTCATAATGCCGGTGTGGAAATATCAGATTCCCATTTCCTGGGTCTTGTGCAAAGTCTCCTCAGAGATCCTGCTGAGCGAGATAGGTTTTTCAAGGTCAGTGTTGACAAGCATGTTTATTTCAGATTAGCATTATCACCATTTCTTCTTAAAATGTTGTAAATAGTAACCTGTAAATGAATGCGATtcatattgttatttttaataataatgacattaaCCTTTTGGGGTTTTCTCTGGTTGGTCACAAATGTATGTCTGTGAAGTCACATAACCAATAATGGTATCTCATCTCTTGACATTTCTACGCATTTTTATTAATGGATTTTTCCTCAGGATGTTTTCCCAGAGGAATTTGGCCCGATGTATGACAAAGCGATACAAACACTGATGTGGCAGTTCCTCTCCAGACTGGAGGAACTGCTTCCCGTCCAAACGGTACAACAGGTAGGCTGACAACAATGTCAACACAAGCACAACGACATGTACTGATAACTAAACATTTAGATTTGAGTCAAGGCAGTCAGTTATATAAGGATCTAGGAAATTAGCTTCATATTAAATTCACTGTACACCGTCACACACAATGTACAGCTGTTTGCACTTCATAATAGTCCCTGGACCCTATTCAGGAGATTGTTCTACACACCTTTCAACGCCTACACCTTTTTCCCCTGCTAAGGTTGCGTCCCTGCTCGCTGATTCCTCATCGGTTCTTCAGGACAGCATGGAGTCTGTGTTTCATCTGCAGGAGCTCAAACCCTTGCTGGAAAGCCAAAAAGATGTCAATGTGCTGGAGGACGGCGGTGAGTGTTCACAAAGTCGTTGATGACTGAAGAGTAGAAGGGCTGACCtagtgatgggggggggtgtgtgtgtgtgtgtgtgtgtgtgtgtgtgtgtgtgtgtgtgtgtgtgtgtgtgtgtgtgtgtgtgtgtgtgtgtgtgtgtgtgtgtgtgtgtgtgtgtgtgtgtgtgtgtgtgtacactgtgtgtgtgagacgtatacgatgtatacacacaaaccgGTAACATGTTCCCACTGCGATCCAGACTCCTCCAGCGACACGTGCATTCTGCCCgcgctcttcctcccccccgtGGGGCGGCCGGCAGTCGCCGCTGAGCCGACGGAGCCGATGGCCGAGGGGGCCCTGGTCTACACGGTGGACGCCggcctgggggtggaggtggtggagacggAGGGGACGGAGGGGACGGACATCTACATCGGGGAGAGCGGGAGCGAGGTGGCGCCGGCGGCGGGGGAGCAGTGGTTCGCTCTGGGCGCGGAGGAGACGGCGACGGGGCCGGCGGACGAGGTGGCGGCCGGCCTTGACGCGGTGGCGGTCCCGGCAGAGGTCACGGTGGagatggagacggagacggagacggaggaggggcAGCGTCAGGAAGTGGAAGCGGAAACTGAGGCCGGCGCCGACGTCCCGCTCGGCGAGTGTCTCAAATCGTCCACGCTGGAGTGCTTCGTGCTGCTGCAGAGGCTCAACGCCGAGGGGGGCTCGCCGACGCGGCCGGTGAGACGCAACCGCGGCCTCAAGATGAAGATGTACCTGGAGGAGCGGCGGAGGGGCGGCCCAGCGCCGACGGAGAGCGACGCGGTCGACAAAACCGACTACCTGCCGCCGCAGCAACAACGACGCGCGAACGGGCCCACCGAGAAACCCGCCTTCCGTTGTACGGCCTGCAGCAAGGAGTACCGGAGAGCCGCGACGCTGCTCCGGCACAAGTGTGCGAACCGGAGCCCCTCCGAGGACGGGCCGGGCACGTCGTTgaagcaagaggaggaggaggaaggcgcCCTGGGGAAAGAGGCGTCCGCCGACGGGGAGAACCAGGAGCAGGCCCCCGTCAGCCCTGGGGGCGCCGGCCAGGGGTCCGTGTTCTCCTGCCCCCACTGCAGCGTGGAGTTCAAGTGCAAGCAGACGTTCCGCTGCCACCTGAGAAACATCTGCTACAGCGGGCAGCTGGTGGACCCCgaggggcccggcggcggcggcggcgacggcgcCAAGCGCTGCTTCCCCTGCGACGAGTGCGGCAAGGCCTTCCGCTACAAGTCGACGCTGGActcgcacaagcacacgcacaaccCGCTGTACTGCGACGTGTGCGCCAAGCTGGTGCGCGACGCCGAGGCCCTGGCCATGCACAAGGCGTCGCACACGCCCTTCCAGTGCAACCTGTGCGCCGACAACTTCCGCGTGTTCAAGGAGCTGCACAAGCACTACGTGGACGCGCACAGCCCCCGCCTGCCCTTCGACTGCGGCCACTGCGGCGCGGGCTGCGGCAGCCTGAAGCGGCTCATCCGCCACGAGTGGAAGCACACGGGCCACCAGCCCTTCCAGTGCCCGCACTGCCCCAAGCGCTTCCGCTCCTACTCTGACCTGCAGGAGCACCAGAAGAAGCACACCAAGGCCTACCCCTTCCTGTGCTGGGAGTGCGGCAAGAAGTTCCGCCACAACGTCACGCTGACGCGCCACGTGCAGCGCGAGCACCGGCCGGGCCAGGACCCCGCCGGCGAGAAGGCGCGGCCGCCGGGCTTCGTGTGCACCCACTGCAGCAAGAGCTTCACGGCGCGCCGCTGCCTCCTGCGCCACGTGGACTTCTACCACATGGGGCTGGGCCACCCGTGCTCCCACTGCGGGAAGGGCTTCTCGGG encodes:
- the LOC130371128 gene encoding zinc finger protein 208-like, producing MEEYSSEVNGAPLSLSCLRLLVPPIRLISAAVWQTVKQKAVLDYGMLEEFVYMVTDMVPHLLKARQRAELIFGLRARLILELCRSEETSDAKIIQPHLDRMQHLLSMWDVEVHNAGVEISDSHFLGLVQSLLRDPAERDRFFKDVFPEEFGPMYDKAIQTLMWQFLSRLEELLPVQTVQQVASLLADSSSVLQDSMESVFHLQELKPLLESQKDVNVLEDGDSSSDTCILPALFLPPVGRPAVAAEPTEPMAEGALVYTVDAGLGVEVVETEGTEGTDIYIGESGSEVAPAAGEQWFALGAEETATGPADEVAAGLDAVAVPAEVTVEMETETETEEGQRQEVEAETEAGADVPLGECLKSSTLECFVLLQRLNAEGGSPTRPVRRNRGLKMKMYLEERRRGGPAPTESDAVDKTDYLPPQQQRRANGPTEKPAFRCTACSKEYRRAATLLRHKCANRSPSEDGPGTSLKQEEEEEGALGKEASADGENQEQAPVSPGGAGQGSVFSCPHCSVEFKCKQTFRCHLRNICYSGQLVDPEGPGGGGGDGAKRCFPCDECGKAFRYKSTLDSHKHTHNPLYCDVCAKLVRDAEALAMHKASHTPFQCNLCADNFRVFKELHKHYVDAHSPRLPFDCGHCGAGCGSLKRLIRHEWKHTGHQPFQCPHCPKRFRSYSDLQEHQKKHTKAYPFLCWECGKKFRHNVTLTRHVQREHRPGQDPAGEKARPPGFVCTHCSKSFTARRCLLRHVDFYHMGLGHPCSHCGKGFSGKDALVRHMLIHTGEKPYKCDDCDKCFRSASERKVHGRYHTGERPFRCKVCLKGFVQSCFLTLHMRTHTGERPYPCAACPKAFSSLHGLKRHKRLVHA